One genomic segment of Chitinophagales bacterium includes these proteins:
- a CDS encoding cell division protein ZapA: MSDNNKDVININVIIADRPYPLKIKKEEEEEVRKAAKAINDKVMQFQQVYAAKDKQDYLAMCALMYAVQNIESKKNTNSENSSLYAQIEELESLLSI; the protein is encoded by the coding sequence ATGAGTGATAACAACAAAGATGTAATCAACATAAATGTAATAATAGCTGACAGACCTTATCCTTTAAAAATAAAAAAGGAAGAGGAAGAAGAGGTTAGAAAAGCTGCCAAAGCCATAAATGACAAGGTAATGCAGTTTCAGCAGGTGTATGCGGCAAAAGATAAACAAGATTATTTAGCTATGTGTGCATTAATGTATGCCGTGCAAAATATAGAATCAAAAAAAAATACTAATTCAGAAAACAGCAGTTTATATGCTCAAATAGAAGAATTAGAATCCTTATTATCTATTTAA